The following nucleotide sequence is from Aedes aegypti strain LVP_AGWG chromosome 3, AaegL5.0 Primary Assembly, whole genome shotgun sequence.
aaaaaattctgaagcaatctttggagtaattcttgatGGAAACTCTTGGGCAACTTCTGCGGTTTTCCTTACAAAAActactggtggaattcttgaggtggtaggggaacttacgtatttgCGGTCATTTAATTCTCTTCGTCGTCAAAATCTACTGAATTTCTGAACATAGGTTAACGTTTTCATTTTGATTGCAGGTAAACCTGGAGAAAAACCAGATCAAAGAAATTCCAGCAACCTTGATCAATCAGGCGAGTTTGAAGACGTTGAATGTGGCCGACAATAAGATTGAGTTGGTTCCACAGTTTTTGGTCAAATGTGCAAAGTTGAAGGGTACCAATTTGCTAATAGGTTTAGTTTGAAAATAGTTGAACAAACGTTGTTTTATTCTAGAAATCAATCTCAAGGATAACCCTCTGAAGGACAAACGATTGAAGAAGCTGGTGGAGCAATGTCGCAGCAAACAGGTCCTGGATTACGTCGAAAAGAACGGTTACGTTGCTCCGAAATCCGAAGCGGAAAACAACATCGAAAACTCCCTTGTGAACGCAGATCCCACTCCAGAAGAAGTGGATGTTCGACAGCGAATCACAATCATCAAAGCACCGGAAGATACTCGAAAAATCAGCTTCACACCGGAAGCGAAATCGCTACGACCGCACATGGCCCATTGTATCGTGCGGAACTTCAACGTGGGCAATATGAAGAAGTTCCTTCAATTGCAAAATGACCTTCATGACAACGAATGCGCAAAACGAGAGCTGGCCACCATCGCTACCCATGACCTGTCCAAAATCAAGGGAAATGTACGCTACCGAGCGGATCTTGCCGAGCAAATCGAAATCACCCCTCTCGGAGGAAAGGCCAAAACCACTGCGGCCAAGTACTACGATGGATTGAAGCAACAGGCGGAGATTATTCGCAAGGAGAAGAAGCGCAACACCTACTCCGGAGTGTACAAATTCATCAACCTGCTCGAAGGCAAAGTGTTCGTTTTCTTCGATGACGAGGAGAAAGTGATCAGTCTTCCACCGCTGACGAATTGCGACGAGACGAAAATATCCCCGGACACCAAGGACATGCTGCTAGAAGTGACCAGTTCCGCGAGCTTGGACG
It contains:
- the LOC5567351 gene encoding leucine-rich repeat-containing protein 47; translation: MWHEVQLAKEENRRELVLSGAAIRKRFDENDGNLDETVYQLSALNLLDINDTPLKDISPKIAQLEHLQSLILFRNQISSVPGEIGKLAALKVLDLSGNRIEQLPSELGQLKALTTINLSGNKLKQVDLSQLEWLTVCNLSSNQLEEFPVLPCGKETQHLAEVNLEKNQIKEIPATLINQASLKTLNVADNKIELVPQFLVKCAKLKEINLKDNPLKDKRLKKLVEQCRSKQVLDYVEKNGYVAPKSEAENNIENSLVNADPTPEEVDVRQRITIIKAPEDTRKISFTPEAKSLRPHMAHCIVRNFNVGNMKKFLQLQNDLHDNECAKRELATIATHDLSKIKGNVRYRADLAEQIEITPLGGKAKTTAAKYYDGLKQQAEIIRKEKKRNTYSGVYKFINLLEGKVFVFFDDEEKVISLPPLTNCDETKISPDTKDMLLEVTSSASLDVCHKVIMALIKKMLLMDVQVSRAHPEGKKKGKGKTSTTVVTYDKSTEMVIEQVRVYDAEGNFHSVFPGKGDLAFPEEEKIDIELK